AGCCCAGCGCATAAGGGTTGATGCCGTTATAGTACGGGCTGTTGTACGGCGGCTGATACACCACGTTGGTGTGGCTGTGCAAAAACTCCAGCATAAACCGCTCGGTCACTCGGCCCTCGTCGTACAGATGGTTGAGGATGGTGTAATGCCAGAAGGTGGCCCAACCCTCGTTCATCACCTGAGTCTGCTTTTGCGGGTAGAAATACTGGCTGACTTTGCGCACGATGCGCAACACCTCACGCTGCCAGGGTTCCAGCAGGGGTGCGTTCTTTTCGATAAAATAGAGGATATTTTCCTGCGGTTCGCTCGGATACCGGCGCGCCTGCTCCGGCGACTCTTCGCGTTCAACGCGTGGCAAGGTCTTCCATAACGTATTCACCTGGCTTTGCAGATACTCTTCGCGGCTTTTCTGGCGCGCTTTCTCTTCCACCAGGGAGATTTTCTGCGGGCGCTTGTACCTGTCGACCCCATAGTTCATCAGCGCATGGCAAGAGTCCAGCAGTCGCTCCACTTCATCGACGCCGTAGCGCTCTTCGCACTGGCTGATGTAGTGGCGGGCGAACAGCAGATAATCGACGATGGAGCTGGCGTCGGTCCAGCTGCGGAACAGATAGTTATTCTTGAAGAACGAGTTGTGGCCATAGCAGGCGTGCGCCATCACCAGCGCCTGCATGGTGATGGTGTTCTCCTCCATCAGGTAGGCGATGCAGGGATTGGAGTTGATGACGATTTCATACGCCAGCCCTTGCTGGCCCTGTTTGTAGCGCTGTTCGGTTTCGATGAACTTCTTGCCGAAGGACCAATGGGTATAGTTGATCGGCATGCCAACGCTCGAATAGGCGTCCATCATCTGCTCGGAGGTGATCACCTCGATTTGATGGGGGTAGGTGTCGAGTCGGTAATGCTTGGCGACGCGGTCGATCTGCTCCAAATACACCTGCAGCAGTTCGAACGTCCAGTCCGGTCCATCGCTCAGACGTTTATCATCCTTAACCTTTTCATGTGTTGAAGTAGTCATCAGCGCACCCTCATTATTCACGGGTCTTGCTCAAACGGCAGACCCTGTAACAAGCATAGTTCAAGTCATAATTAACCATTGCAAATCAGTGAAATAAAAATGCCGGTACGCAAAGGAGCGAACGGCGGTCAATCCGGCGCCCGTCCCGGCAGAAGGCGGTGCGGCACCACACTTCCTCTTCGAGTATAACCCTGCGGCAGGGGGGCGCAACACAATGCCTGTTGCACGACAAGGATTGAAAATGGTTATGTTATATTGTAACTTTTAATTTTTCCCGATAACGGACAAGGAGCGCATTTTGGCGAGGCATTTTGGCAAACTGGCGGTGGCGCTGGCCGCGTTGTTTATCAGCGGGCAGGCATGCGCCCACGGGCATCATTCACATGGCAAGCCGTTGACGGAGGCGGAAAAAAAGGCGGAGGCGGGGATGTTCGACGATAAGGACGTCAAAGATCGCGACCTGGCCGACTGGGAGGGCGTGTGGCAATCCGTGTATCCCTATCTGCTCAATGGGGATCTTGACCCGGTGTTCAAGAAGAAAGCGGCACAGGACAAGCGCAAGACCTTCGCCGAAGTGAAGGCGTATTACCGCAAAGGGTATGCCACCGATGTGGATACCATCGGCATTGAAAACGGCGTCATGGAATTTCACCGCGGTGACCAATCCAGCGCCTGTCAGTATAAGTACGCCGGGCATAAGATCCTGACGTATGTTTCCGGTAAAAAGGGTGTGCGTTATCTGTTTGAATGTCAGGATGCCGGCAGCCTGGCGCCGAAATT
Above is a window of Serratia nematodiphila DZ0503SBS1 DNA encoding:
- a CDS encoding SpoVR family protein, coding for MTTSTHEKVKDDKRLSDGPDWTFELLQVYLEQIDRVAKHYRLDTYPHQIEVITSEQMMDAYSSVGMPINYTHWSFGKKFIETEQRYKQGQQGLAYEIVINSNPCIAYLMEENTITMQALVMAHACYGHNSFFKNNYLFRSWTDASSIVDYLLFARHYISQCEERYGVDEVERLLDSCHALMNYGVDRYKRPQKISLVEEKARQKSREEYLQSQVNTLWKTLPRVEREESPEQARRYPSEPQENILYFIEKNAPLLEPWQREVLRIVRKVSQYFYPQKQTQVMNEGWATFWHYTILNHLYDEGRVTERFMLEFLHSHTNVVYQPPYNSPYYNGINPYALGFAMFQDIKRICQSPTEEDRYWFPDIAGKDWLETLHFAMRDFKDESFISQFLSPKVMRDFRLFTVLDDDRNNYLEIAAIHNEAGYRAIRQELSAQYNLSNHEPNIQIWNVDLRGDRSLTLRYIPQERAPLDKSRRDVLKHLHRLWGFDVILEQQNEDGSVELLDRCPPRPTPL
- the zinT gene encoding metal-binding protein ZinT — translated: MARHFGKLAVALAALFISGQACAHGHHSHGKPLTEAEKKAEAGMFDDKDVKDRDLADWEGVWQSVYPYLLNGDLDPVFKKKAAQDKRKTFAEVKAYYRKGYATDVDTIGIENGVMEFHRGDQSSACQYKYAGHKILTYVSGKKGVRYLFECQDAGSLAPKFVQFSDHIIGPRKSAHFHIFMGNTSQEALLKEMDNWPTYYPFQLQTKEVVDEMLHH